One genomic window of Evansella cellulosilytica DSM 2522 includes the following:
- a CDS encoding peptidoglycan D,D-transpeptidase FtsI family protein, which translates to MLRKFSYIIIVLIVTLLYGCSDEEEVVNPEDSLDEYIEAWQTFQFHNMTAPLTEDSLQLIQSQEWELHERMENVYGQLGIDDIVVTYESRNFEEEEINLEEIEELTYPIEVTMNTIAGTLRYHTDVTLVKKIELMDEEEVEHWLVTWHPTHFFIGMQEPTDRISISTSQPKRGEIYDRHGIGLVMNGEVNEVGFVPDFIEDFDSETEALAEALNLDLERVKNAANQYPNNPDWFARVVEIPLDDTRVNGLADSIPGVQVRQSNGRVYNLGAELYQLVGYVGPITGEELEEREGMGYSSSSILGKAGLELVLEDELRGSQGVTISVEDENRQLRDVIIKTEPENGKNFTLTIDRDIQSLLAETLGDDVGSAVAMNPTTGEVLALVSNPAYDSNTRSLGVRDPLADVYEHEDLHERRWQIPYSTGSIFKPFTAAIGIEEGTLDPEKVETITGKRWQPENSDWGNYQVTRVNEHINEVNLNTAMKFSDNIYFARQSLNIGANAMEEWADKLGFGEPMPFAFPMNASTIANESIESEILLADTGYGQGQVQLNALHVSALYTMFIHEGNIIQPILFDDEEKGAYWIEEIISPNTADAVLDSIISVVEDSNGTAFRPQADHGRSIAGKTGTAELKTSQEDEDGPQLGWYVAMDYEKKDILVTMMVDDKEGTLGSGYVVDKVNEFLSRLD; encoded by the coding sequence ATGTTGCGGAAATTTAGCTATATCATTATTGTTCTTATCGTTACGCTATTATATGGTTGTTCAGACGAAGAAGAAGTTGTTAATCCAGAGGACAGTTTAGATGAGTACATAGAAGCTTGGCAGACGTTTCAATTTCACAATATGACAGCTCCTTTGACAGAGGATTCACTTCAATTGATACAAAGTCAAGAGTGGGAACTTCATGAAAGAATGGAAAATGTATATGGACAACTTGGTATTGATGATATTGTTGTAACCTATGAATCTCGAAACTTTGAAGAGGAAGAGATCAACCTCGAAGAGATAGAGGAACTCACCTATCCTATTGAAGTGACGATGAATACGATAGCAGGCACGCTTCGTTATCATACCGATGTCACTTTAGTAAAAAAAATAGAACTGATGGACGAAGAAGAGGTAGAGCATTGGCTTGTTACATGGCATCCAACTCATTTTTTCATTGGAATGCAAGAGCCAACAGATCGCATTTCCATTTCAACGTCGCAGCCTAAAAGAGGAGAAATTTACGACCGCCACGGAATAGGGCTAGTGATGAATGGCGAAGTTAATGAGGTAGGATTTGTTCCTGACTTTATAGAAGATTTTGATAGCGAAACGGAAGCGTTGGCAGAAGCGTTAAATTTAGATTTAGAGAGAGTAAAGAATGCAGCCAATCAATATCCAAATAACCCAGATTGGTTTGCACGGGTCGTCGAGATTCCTCTTGATGATACGCGAGTAAATGGGTTAGCTGATAGTATTCCTGGGGTACAGGTTCGCCAAAGCAATGGGAGAGTGTATAACTTAGGAGCGGAACTTTACCAGCTTGTCGGTTACGTTGGACCAATTACAGGAGAAGAATTAGAAGAAAGAGAAGGAATGGGATATAGCAGTAGTTCAATTTTAGGGAAAGCAGGATTAGAATTAGTACTTGAGGACGAATTACGTGGAAGTCAAGGAGTAACGATTTCTGTTGAGGATGAGAATAGACAATTGCGTGACGTCATTATAAAGACAGAACCCGAAAACGGAAAGAATTTCACATTGACAATAGACCGAGATATACAATCACTTTTAGCTGAAACGTTAGGCGATGATGTAGGCTCAGCGGTAGCGATGAATCCAACGACAGGTGAAGTGCTAGCACTTGTGAGCAACCCAGCTTATGATTCAAACACGAGAAGTTTGGGCGTGAGAGACCCGTTAGCTGATGTGTATGAACATGAGGATCTACACGAGAGGCGATGGCAGATCCCGTATTCAACAGGCTCCATTTTCAAGCCATTTACAGCAGCAATTGGTATAGAAGAGGGAACACTAGATCCTGAAAAAGTAGAAACAATTACAGGTAAAAGGTGGCAACCAGAAAATAGTGATTGGGGTAACTATCAAGTTACGAGAGTGAATGAGCATATTAATGAAGTTAATTTAAATACAGCTATGAAGTTCTCAGATAACATATATTTTGCCCGACAATCATTGAATATTGGTGCAAACGCCATGGAGGAATGGGCCGATAAGCTAGGCTTTGGAGAGCCAATGCCTTTTGCTTTTCCAATGAACGCATCAACTATTGCAAACGAGTCTATAGAATCTGAGATCCTTCTTGCCGATACGGGGTATGGGCAAGGACAAGTGCAGCTTAACGCCTTACACGTTAGTGCTTTATATACGATGTTCATTCATGAAGGTAATATTATTCAGCCAATATTGTTTGATGACGAAGAAAAAGGTGCGTACTGGATTGAGGAGATCATCTCACCAAATACTGCTGACGCCGTACTAGATTCGATCATTTCAGTAGTAGAAGATTCAAATGGTACTGCATTCCGACCGCAAGCTGATCATGGGAGATCAATTGCTGGGAAAACTGGAACAGCAGAATTAAAAACGTCACAAGAAGATGAAGATGGTCCACAGTTAGGTTGGTATGTTGCAATGGACTATGAAAAGAAAGACATTCTTGTTACAATGATGGTAGATGATAAAGAAGGAACATTAGGTAGTGGGTATGTTGTAGATAAAGTGAACGAGTTTTTATCTAGACTAGATTAA
- a CDS encoding VanZ family protein has protein sequence MNDRKITNVGGITIFKRKFYLYYLLPLLLWLTVIYISSSQSYETQNVQPMLGEFNLSWVETFAKDISFQYGDSEVSLETRSPAAFVEFFLRKGAHLVVFAILAILSYRVFYYMKAHQGIASLGAWTFVTLYAAIDELRQHFHPYRSGMIEDVVLDSIGGLLGIAIIVVWRKWRGRDKS, from the coding sequence GTGAATGATAGAAAAATTACAAACGTTGGGGGCATTACTATTTTTAAACGAAAATTTTACTTATATTATTTGTTGCCGCTTTTATTGTGGTTAACGGTTATTTATATCTCGTCATCGCAATCATATGAGACTCAAAACGTTCAACCTATGTTAGGAGAGTTTAATTTATCATGGGTTGAAACATTTGCTAAGGACATATCATTTCAATACGGTGATTCTGAAGTTAGCTTAGAAACACGTTCGCCTGCAGCCTTTGTAGAGTTTTTCTTAAGGAAAGGTGCACATCTCGTCGTTTTTGCCATTTTAGCTATTCTTTCTTATCGAGTTTTCTACTATATGAAAGCCCATCAAGGTATTGCTAGTTTAGGAGCTTGGACTTTTGTTACTTTATATGCGGCTATAGATGAGTTAAGGCAGCATTTTCATCCGTATCGATCAGGTATGATAGAAGACGTCGTGTTAGATTCAATTGGGGGATTACTCGGTATTGCTATCATAGTAGTATGGAGAAAGTGGAGAGGCAGAGATAAATCATAA
- a CDS encoding SIR2 family protein, whose protein sequence is MSNICLLIGNGFSIDFANHFGLNPSIPFSHFGQKQISYDALLKDLPSIRELFSLAKQDKDEYVAIEKFMESSEYNEQKDCALRRFLSLSYARFQLEVDKYDIQNWKWTRWFKNNKSEMRFAISFNYDLILEKAFKEATIPFYRTGTNEKRNGIPILKPHGSIDFDIDLHSVTSTTKEIQLKETTYLNDVGYVLSIPREKWLTPRYEADIIPPHEENYQRHLRWVKNGIRQFLQRANNIDSLIIVGLSYSDADKKEINQYLERLKKGTTVYVIDPHPNEALIHKINSLGLSLKRGNKNGLPW, encoded by the coding sequence ATGTCTAACATATGTCTTCTCATCGGTAATGGCTTTTCTATAGATTTTGCAAACCATTTCGGCTTAAATCCTTCCATTCCTTTTTCTCATTTCGGTCAAAAACAAATATCGTATGATGCACTGTTAAAGGACCTCCCTTCCATCCGTGAACTTTTCTCATTAGCTAAACAAGATAAGGATGAGTACGTAGCAATAGAGAAATTTATGGAAAGTAGTGAATATAACGAACAAAAGGATTGTGCATTACGGCGCTTTCTTTCGCTATCATACGCAAGATTTCAATTGGAGGTAGATAAATACGACATTCAGAATTGGAAGTGGACGAGATGGTTTAAGAATAATAAGAGTGAAATGCGTTTTGCTATTTCTTTTAATTACGATCTCATACTGGAAAAAGCTTTTAAAGAAGCTACTATTCCGTTTTACCGTACTGGCACAAATGAGAAAAGGAATGGTATTCCAATATTAAAGCCGCACGGTTCTATTGACTTTGATATTGACCTACATTCGGTTACTTCTACGACGAAAGAAATACAGTTAAAGGAAACTACGTATTTAAATGATGTCGGATATGTCCTTTCTATCCCAAGGGAAAAATGGTTAACGCCACGCTATGAAGCAGATATTATTCCTCCTCATGAAGAAAACTATCAGCGCCACTTACGTTGGGTGAAAAACGGTATAAGGCAATTTTTACAACGAGCAAACAATATCGACAGCCTTATTATCGTAGGCCTTTCTTATAGTGATGCTGATAAAAAGGAAATAAATCAGTATTTAGAACGACTTAAAAAAGGAACTACTGTGTACGTCATTGATCCTCATCCAAACGAAGCACTGATACATAAAATTAATTCGCTAGGCTTATCGTTGAAACGTGGAAATAAAAACGGATTACCGTGGTAG
- a CDS encoding phospho-sugar mutase, which produces MSWKQNYEKWMNTPNLLKEYKDELDQLKDNEAKLEDAFYKNLEFGTGGLRGELGAGTNRMNLYTVRKATEGLAQYILAEGEEAINRGVVIAYDSRHMSPEFSLEAAKTLGYHGIKTYVFSSLRPTPELSFAVRYLHAYAGIVVTASHNPPEYNGYKVYGPDGGQVPPEMANEIIDYVNKIENELEVPVKEEAELLEAGTLTYIDKQVDEAYYQQLMTLVENQEVINEMKDELKIVFTPLHGTANHPVREGLKRMGFNEVTVVKEQEEPDANFSTVKSPNPEEHDAFTIAISYGEKIDADILMGTDPDADRVGVAVKNAEGKYQVLTGNQVGALLLHYLLEQKKKKGELDRNYKVLKSIVTSEIGRKIADQYGIETIDTLTGFKFIGEKIKEFESDERKFLFGYEESYGYLIGDFARDKDAVQSCLMAAEVAAYYKSKGKTLLEGLNDIFEEVGYYKEDLESLTLKGIKGVEQINTIMEDFRANPPATLGGQSVAILEDYQAQQSTALETNEKSVIALPKSNVLKFKLGSDSWVALRPSGTEPKIKFYFAVNGSSAAETNELLEALKADVMKRVQALVE; this is translated from the coding sequence ATGAGCTGGAAGCAAAACTATGAAAAATGGATGAACACACCGAATTTATTAAAGGAGTACAAAGACGAGCTTGATCAATTAAAGGATAATGAGGCAAAGCTAGAGGACGCATTTTACAAAAACTTAGAATTCGGAACAGGTGGATTACGAGGAGAACTAGGTGCTGGTACGAACAGAATGAATTTGTATACAGTACGTAAAGCTACAGAAGGTTTAGCGCAATATATACTTGCAGAAGGTGAAGAGGCGATCAACAGAGGTGTCGTAATTGCTTACGATTCAAGACATATGTCCCCAGAATTCAGCCTAGAGGCTGCAAAAACATTAGGCTATCACGGTATAAAAACTTACGTATTCTCTAGCCTACGTCCGACACCAGAGCTTTCTTTCGCTGTAAGATATTTACATGCATATGCTGGAATTGTCGTCACTGCTAGTCATAACCCTCCTGAATACAACGGCTATAAAGTGTATGGTCCAGACGGTGGACAAGTACCACCAGAAATGGCGAATGAGATCATCGACTATGTCAATAAAATAGAAAATGAGTTAGAGGTTCCTGTAAAGGAAGAAGCAGAACTACTAGAGGCTGGTACACTCACATACATAGACAAGCAAGTTGATGAAGCTTATTATCAACAACTAATGACACTTGTCGAAAACCAAGAAGTCATTAATGAAATGAAGGACGAATTGAAAATTGTCTTTACACCACTTCATGGTACAGCTAACCACCCTGTCCGAGAAGGCTTAAAACGTATGGGCTTTAACGAAGTGACAGTTGTGAAGGAGCAAGAGGAACCAGACGCGAATTTCTCTACTGTAAAATCGCCTAACCCAGAAGAGCACGACGCCTTTACGATTGCAATTAGTTATGGAGAAAAAATTGATGCAGATATACTAATGGGGACGGACCCAGATGCAGATCGCGTAGGTGTAGCTGTAAAAAATGCTGAAGGAAAATATCAAGTATTAACTGGTAATCAAGTTGGTGCCCTATTACTGCATTACTTATTAGAGCAAAAGAAGAAAAAGGGAGAACTTGATCGTAATTATAAAGTGTTAAAGTCGATCGTTACCTCTGAAATTGGAAGAAAAATAGCTGATCAGTATGGAATTGAAACGATTGATACGTTAACAGGATTCAAATTTATTGGAGAAAAAATTAAAGAGTTTGAATCAGATGAGCGCAAATTTTTATTTGGCTATGAAGAAAGCTACGGATACTTAATCGGCGATTTTGCACGAGACAAGGATGCCGTACAATCTTGCTTAATGGCAGCCGAGGTTGCCGCATACTATAAATCTAAAGGGAAAACGTTACTCGAAGGGTTAAACGATATTTTTGAGGAAGTTGGCTACTATAAGGAAGACTTAGAATCGTTAACGTTAAAAGGGATAAAAGGTGTTGAACAAATCAACACCATTATGGAGGACTTCAGAGCAAATCCACCTGCTACTTTAGGTGGTCAATCTGTTGCTATTCTTGAAGATTATCAAGCACAACAAAGTACAGCATTAGAGACGAATGAAAAGTCTGTCATTGCATTACCGAAATCTAACGTTCTTAAATTTAAGCTAGGTAGTGATTCATGGGTAGCATTAAGACCTTCAGGTACAGAACCAAAAATTAAATTTTACTTTGCTGTAAACGGAAGTTCCGCAGCTGAAACGAATGAGCTTTTAGAAGCGTTAAAAGCAGATGTCATGAAGCGAGTGCAGGCATTAGTGGAGTAA
- a CDS encoding diguanylate cyclase, whose product MLRSLFQTHKQEFVKFINCMVDAIYVMEVKNNTFYYTVMNIEGMKLSGLTERAIGETIDTVLPKDRAEYLMNQYRQVLQERKSITFEAITANGDIGESILTPIFDEEKKEITYILSVTRDISIRKKMEKRLEESEERYRLIAENSTNLIQLVDSDGNLIYASPSFKKILGYHPIDKSHSVFGQFHDCGKKEEFKKQFESALCKKETVSIEMDVQHENGSILWLKVDIIPIFEIGSKISKMLIVAKDITESKEYEKEIRFMAYHDPLTGLPNRGFFKEYMLMSLERAKKNSESMACLFLDCDNFKQLNDAHGHDAGDKFLQSVAKRLHSELQKDDMIARIGGDEFNILLSQMNSKQHVSDVAQRLLKVINEPWPLSGGEWEITASIGIALYPEDGDTMETLLKHADIALYDAKNNGRNQYKWYDASLY is encoded by the coding sequence ATGTTACGGTCTTTATTTCAAACGCATAAGCAGGAGTTTGTGAAATTTATAAACTGCATGGTTGATGCTATTTATGTAATGGAAGTGAAAAATAATACTTTTTATTACACTGTCATGAATATAGAAGGAATGAAGCTTAGCGGTTTAACTGAAAGGGCAATTGGGGAAACGATAGATACAGTATTGCCAAAGGATAGAGCAGAATATTTGATGAATCAATATCGCCAAGTACTTCAAGAGAGAAAATCCATTACATTTGAGGCGATTACAGCAAATGGGGATATAGGAGAATCGATATTAACCCCGATATTTGATGAAGAGAAAAAAGAAATTACATATATTTTATCCGTTACACGTGATATATCAATACGAAAAAAAATGGAGAAGCGACTTGAAGAAAGTGAAGAGAGGTATAGGTTAATTGCTGAAAACTCAACAAACTTAATACAGTTGGTTGATAGTGATGGAAACCTTATATATGCATCTCCTTCATTTAAAAAAATATTAGGTTATCATCCTATAGATAAATCCCACTCTGTATTTGGACAGTTTCATGATTGTGGCAAAAAGGAAGAATTTAAGAAACAATTTGAAAGTGCCTTATGTAAAAAAGAGACAGTTTCTATAGAAATGGATGTTCAGCATGAGAATGGTAGCATCTTATGGCTAAAGGTTGATATTATTCCTATTTTTGAAATTGGAAGTAAAATAAGTAAGATGCTAATAGTGGCAAAAGATATAACAGAAAGTAAAGAATATGAAAAAGAAATACGCTTTATGGCTTACCATGATCCGTTAACTGGATTGCCGAATAGAGGTTTTTTTAAAGAATATATGCTCATGTCACTTGAAAGAGCAAAAAAGAATAGTGAAAGCATGGCATGTTTGTTTTTAGACTGCGACAATTTTAAACAATTAAACGATGCGCATGGTCACGATGCAGGAGATAAGTTTTTGCAATCTGTCGCAAAACGTTTACATTCTGAACTGCAAAAAGATGATATGATTGCGAGGATAGGTGGTGACGAGTTTAATATTTTGTTGTCACAAATGAATAGTAAACAACATGTGAGTGATGTTGCACAACGTTTGTTAAAGGTCATTAATGAGCCATGGCCACTTTCCGGTGGAGAATGGGAAATTACTGCAAGTATAGGCATTGCTCTCTATCCAGAAGATGGTGATACGATGGAAACGTTGTTGAAGCATGCTGACATTGCTTTATATGATGCAAAAAATAATGGACGTAATCAATATAAGTGGTATGACGCTAGTTTATATTAA
- the thiC gene encoding phosphomethylpyrimidine synthase ThiC translates to MAKEASLQEQNISIMSNFEGSQKVYVQGSREDIRVPMREITLDPTSSTFGEEENDPVRVYDTSGPYTDPHAKVDVRKGLQPIRRSWILEREDVEEYDGREIKPEDNGYKDENDPRSNHEIFSGLNRKPLRAKKGKNVTQLHYAKKGIVTPEMEYIAIRENLSPEYVRDEVARGRAIIPSNINHPESEPMIIGRNFHVKINANIGNSAVSSSIVEEVEKMTWATRWGADTIMDLSTGKNIHTTREWIIRNSPVPVGTVPIYQALEKVNGIAEDLTWEVYRDTLIEQAEQGVDYFTIHAGVLLRYVPLTAERMTGIVSRGGSILAQWCLFHHEENFLYTHFEEICDIMKAYDIAFSLGDGLRPGSIADANDEAQFAELETLGELTQIAWEHDVQVMVEGPGHVPMHLIKENMDKQLETCKEAPFYTLGPLTTDIAPGYDHITSAIGAAMIGWYGTAMLCYVTPKEHLGLPNRDDVREGVITYKIAAHAADLAKGHPGAQKRDDALSKARFEFRWRDQFKLALDPERAMEYHDETLPAEGAKTAHFCSMCGPKFCSMRISHDIRSYAKENDLDTAEAIEKGMEEKSKEFKEGGSQLYNKV, encoded by the coding sequence ATGGCAAAAGAAGCATCTTTACAAGAGCAAAACATTTCAATTATGTCTAACTTTGAAGGAAGTCAAAAGGTTTACGTACAAGGCTCACGTGAGGATATTCGAGTACCTATGCGAGAAATTACGTTAGATCCTACGTCAAGCACTTTTGGTGAAGAAGAAAACGATCCAGTGCGTGTTTACGACACTAGTGGTCCTTACACAGATCCTCATGCAAAGGTAGACGTTAGAAAAGGACTTCAACCAATACGTAGGAGCTGGATTCTTGAACGAGAAGATGTGGAAGAATATGACGGTAGAGAAATAAAGCCAGAGGATAATGGCTATAAAGACGAAAATGATCCTAGGAGCAATCATGAAATTTTCTCAGGGCTGAACCGTAAGCCACTGCGAGCAAAAAAAGGTAAAAATGTGACCCAGCTTCATTACGCGAAAAAAGGAATCGTCACTCCTGAAATGGAGTATATCGCGATACGTGAAAACTTATCACCTGAATATGTTCGAGATGAAGTGGCACGTGGACGCGCAATCATTCCATCGAATATTAATCACCCTGAGTCAGAGCCAATGATTATTGGTAGGAACTTTCACGTGAAAATTAATGCGAATATTGGGAATTCTGCGGTATCTTCCTCTATCGTTGAAGAAGTTGAAAAAATGACATGGGCAACGAGATGGGGTGCCGATACGATCATGGATTTGTCTACCGGGAAAAATATTCATACAACGCGCGAGTGGATCATTCGGAACTCTCCTGTACCGGTTGGAACTGTACCCATTTATCAAGCGCTTGAAAAAGTGAATGGGATTGCAGAGGATTTAACGTGGGAAGTATACCGCGACACACTCATTGAGCAGGCAGAACAAGGCGTTGACTACTTCACTATTCACGCAGGAGTCCTTCTTCGCTACGTCCCTTTAACTGCCGAGCGCATGACGGGAATCGTATCTCGCGGGGGCTCCATATTAGCACAGTGGTGTTTATTCCATCATGAGGAAAACTTTTTATATACTCACTTCGAGGAAATCTGTGACATTATGAAAGCATATGATATTGCGTTTTCTCTTGGTGATGGTTTACGACCTGGTTCTATTGCAGACGCCAACGACGAAGCACAGTTTGCAGAGCTAGAGACGTTAGGTGAACTAACACAAATCGCTTGGGAGCACGATGTTCAAGTAATGGTGGAAGGCCCTGGACATGTGCCAATGCATTTAATAAAGGAAAACATGGATAAGCAGCTAGAAACTTGTAAAGAAGCGCCATTCTACACGTTAGGACCGTTAACAACGGATATTGCTCCTGGTTACGATCATATTACGTCGGCTATTGGGGCAGCAATGATCGGCTGGTACGGAACGGCGATGCTTTGTTACGTAACACCGAAGGAGCACCTCGGTTTACCAAACCGTGATGATGTACGCGAAGGTGTAATCACTTATAAGATCGCAGCCCATGCCGCTGACTTAGCAAAAGGACACCCTGGTGCACAAAAACGCGATGATGCGTTGTCGAAAGCGCGTTTTGAGTTCAGGTGGAGAGATCAATTTAAATTAGCATTAGATCCAGAGCGCGCAATGGAGTATCACGATGAAACTTTACCTGCAGAAGGGGCAAAAACGGCACACTTCTGTTCGATGTGTGGTCCGAAATTTTGCAGTATGAGAATTTCACATGATATTCGCTCTTACGCGAAGGAAAATGATTTAGATACAGCAGAAGCAATAGAAAAAGGGATGGAAGAAAAGTCGAAGGAGTTCAAAGAAGGTGGAAGTCAGCTTTACAATAAGGTTTAA
- a CDS encoding sensor histidine kinase produces the protein MIRKMTFRSKILSTLILLVLLLTSFSFILVQSIGDVKDVSNEINHTNIPEIVWISHLEKELALREHFVQNELDNGLDESFIAHYETLRNSTLSEDIVEKHDEIPSSLADIQRHISLLDHLILNNVRGLLTIGDNVGAETFIDENYIPELEQINESLNNKKNGVFYSLNNHSDSLYSIIESSLLFLLLLTIGAIIISILFAFRISKNLTTPIEKMINKVNRISNGEYGLTINNIEQIELQQLTSSINEMSLRLRQSFSTILKDKISREQILNSLPVGIITTDEKSNEVSLNRAAKQLLQINKETILQLNKNDKNEPFWEIFKSKKIVQNVKVPFSTGNTELALLVSQVDLTDQYAERIGKIFYFVDITETEALEKRIQQSEKLALVGELAAGAAHEIRNPLAVIDGFMSLMNASLSEKEKEKYYVPLLIKELERINTIIEEMLLLTKPSAPSFKMAYIEDVLNDILPLICNGQPKNSISFDVDLQRTALPIDQKQMKQVLHNLIRNGIEALNGDGKIALHSRIIGDHYQLFIEDNGPGIPTELADTIFDPFLTSKENGTGLGLTIVQRIVENHNGKIELIDTEKQGTTFLITLPLNKNMKSA, from the coding sequence ATGATAAGAAAAATGACGTTCAGAAGCAAAATATTATCTACACTAATTCTATTAGTGTTGCTGCTCACGAGCTTCTCCTTCATTCTTGTGCAATCTATAGGAGATGTAAAGGATGTTAGTAATGAAATAAATCATACAAACATACCAGAAATCGTTTGGATTTCACACTTAGAAAAAGAGTTGGCACTAAGAGAACATTTCGTACAGAATGAATTAGATAATGGACTAGACGAGAGTTTCATAGCCCATTATGAAACGTTAAGAAATAGCACTTTGAGTGAGGATATTGTAGAAAAACACGATGAAATACCTAGTAGCCTAGCGGATATACAAAGACATATTTCCTTGCTAGATCATTTGATTCTAAATAATGTTAGAGGTCTACTCACTATTGGAGACAATGTAGGTGCAGAAACCTTTATCGATGAAAACTATATACCTGAACTAGAACAGATAAATGAGTCATTAAATAACAAAAAGAATGGAGTGTTTTACTCGTTAAATAATCACTCCGATTCATTGTATTCTATTATAGAAAGCTCTCTTTTATTTTTGCTTCTATTAACGATCGGAGCAATTATCATTTCCATCCTCTTTGCTTTTAGAATTAGTAAAAATTTGACGACGCCTATTGAAAAGATGATCAATAAAGTAAACAGAATTTCAAATGGAGAGTATGGATTGACAATAAATAATATTGAGCAGATCGAGCTTCAACAGTTAACATCGTCAATTAATGAAATGTCTCTTCGCTTGCGACAATCTTTTTCAACGATATTAAAGGACAAAATATCAAGGGAACAAATTTTGAACTCACTTCCTGTAGGGATTATTACGACTGATGAAAAATCGAATGAAGTCTCTCTCAATCGAGCAGCAAAACAGCTTCTGCAAATTAACAAGGAAACAATACTACAACTTAATAAAAACGATAAAAATGAACCGTTTTGGGAAATCTTTAAGTCGAAAAAGATTGTTCAAAACGTGAAAGTTCCTTTCAGTACAGGAAATACAGAACTTGCTCTACTTGTATCACAAGTCGACTTAACAGACCAGTATGCTGAAAGAATCGGAAAAATTTTCTATTTTGTAGATATTACCGAAACGGAAGCACTAGAAAAGCGAATACAGCAATCGGAAAAGCTAGCTCTTGTCGGGGAACTGGCAGCAGGTGCAGCGCACGAGATTCGTAATCCACTTGCAGTCATTGATGGATTTATGTCTCTTATGAATGCATCATTATCAGAAAAGGAAAAAGAGAAATACTATGTTCCTTTATTAATAAAAGAATTAGAGAGAATTAATACGATTATTGAAGAAATGCTCCTGCTAACAAAGCCAAGTGCACCATCATTTAAAATGGCTTATATAGAAGACGTACTAAATGACATCCTCCCATTAATATGTAATGGGCAGCCTAAAAATAGTATCTCTTTCGATGTAGACCTACAAAGAACCGCACTTCCTATTGATCAGAAACAAATGAAGCAAGTATTGCACAACTTAATTAGAAATGGCATAGAAGCGCTGAATGGAGATGGAAAGATAGCACTTCATTCGAGAATAATAGGTGATCATTATCAGCTTTTTATTGAAGACAACGGCCCTGGAATTCCAACAGAACTAGCCGATACGATATTCGATCCATTTCTAACCTCTAAAGAGAACGGCACTGGGTTAGGACTAACAATCGTTCAGCGAATAGTAGAAAACCATAATGGAAAAATCGAGCTAATAGACACAGAAAAACAAGGAACCACTTTCTTAATAACACTTCCACTAAATAAAAATATGAAGAGTGCCTAG